The Raphanus sativus cultivar WK10039 chromosome 6, ASM80110v3, whole genome shotgun sequence sequence GATTAGCTGATATTCTTTTCCCTTTCCACACGGCGACGTAGTCCTTGAGCTTACCTTCCATCCCTTCCAAATCAATCTCCGGGACGCGGTTCACGTGGTAAACCTTCAGCGGCGCAGTCACTCTGaccaaagatcccacctttccTTTCGCTTCGATCTCTTCTTCCGAAAGCTCGGCCTCCTCTGCGTTCACTGACACAGCTACGTCGCATCGAACCGTCATCGTGGAAGCTCTTCTCGAGCTGGTTCGTTTGATTCGAGATTGAGAGGCGAGAGGCGAGACGATGCAAGATTTGAGCCCGTGTGAGGACGGAGGGAGAACGGCGGCGGAGAAGGCCGGTGACAAAGCGATGGGGCTACTCATACCTGAGTGCCGCCGAGAGAGGAGAATATGTGTGTTTGGTAGAAGATTTGGGAAAGTGGAATCAATCTGTCGGAAAAAATAAACAACTGTTTCGTTTTCTCTGTTCTGTAATAAAAGTGATACACTAATAAAAAGGTTTAGGAAATTAAATGGATAAGAGTGAATACTAAGACACACGTGTCCTTTGAAAAAGACAATGCGATAATTTCACGGGATCAGGAACGTGCGGCTGATAGGAATGCTGCTGCAGAATATAAAGTGTAACGATGATATTTTCTCATGTACAAGTGTTTAGTGGCTTGGGCATTAAGATGTGAGATCACTCACTACCAATGTGTATGATAAAAGGCATCTACAAGTAGTATACATTATAACCAAACCGGTTGACAAATTCAAGCGAAACACACGAACCATTGTCGGATAACCCATGTTTTATGgtacatatctatatatatatttcaaaacacACACGAAGAAAAGGATAAAAGAATACACAAAaggtttaggggtttagggaACTTATGGATTACAAAAGGGAAGGATGGTACTTATTCCTCTTTTCACAGAGCTATTGACGCCGCCGACCAGATCAAAAACAACaccccaaaaaaaagaaacctacagACACCACCTGGACTCTTCTCTTTCCATCCACATAATTTGATGAGATTTTAATATAACTACTAATGTCGTTCAGGAGCATTACCGATCAATCTGCATTGTTCCGGTAGCATCGTCGATATCACTTCTCCATTCAATGCAAACAGCTCTCCGTCTATACCACAACTATCATGCGTCTGCTTTCCCGCCTTTATTTTAACCGACTTCACCTGATTCAATTTTTTCAATTGCATTTTGATCAAACCACACTCTCGTCGAGGCTTTAACACTAGCACAAGGAAGAAAAAAGAGTTACCTTTACACACTCTACGTATGGAAGCGAGAGGTGTCGACCGGTTTGCAGAAGGATAAAAAACCTAATCAACCTCATTCTTCCACACCCGTGAACCAATAGCATGTCCATTGTACCATCGTCATGTTCTGAATTGGGTGCCACGACTTGGGAGCTTTGCACGGTCCGACAAGCGTGGTTACACACCATGATCCCAAGGAAATGTCCTTTTCTAGCAATCCATTTATTTTCGAACCTCGGTGTCATGCTTTGATTCCGCAGTCCTGTCTCTATATCCTCCGGAGGACCTGGCAGCTCGATCGAGTTCTCTAAATCCCAAGCATATGGTTCACTGTCCCATTTGGGCCCCGCGTCCCAGATCGGACCCGGGTCGGATACAGTAGATGAAATATCTCCTCTGTCGTGAGCGCCGGTGTTTCCCCATGAACTTCTAGTTGGAGGAGGATCCTGCACGGATGTTAACCCCATCCATCCTTTATCCGTTCTTGACTTTGACCTTGTCCTTGGCCAGCTAGGAGTTGTTGACTGTCCTTGAGGATGAATAACCTCTGGCTCAGCTGCGATATCTCTTCTGCCGGAGGACATGCGCTTCATTTTAGGATCTATTCCACGAACATATTCAGATGGCTCGGCGCTGGCATGTGTGCTGCTACATGTGTCTAGTTCGCCTGCGCTTGGGGACATTATAGAGTCGAGACTTGATAAACTAGAGGCTCTAGGCAATCCTTCTCTGCTTGATCTCCTCATTACATCCGTGTAGAGATCTTGCATATCAACAACTTCCCTTTCAAGTCTGGTTTTGCCTTCTGGGTCCTCTTTTTGCGCCGGAAGATATTCCACTTCGTAGCTGTACTTTGGCAAACACATGAACTTGAGAAATCCAGCTACTAAATAACGCATAGGACCAAAGCGTTTTTGATATTTCTCGGAGAGCTCCAGAACTGCAAATAACCAATCACAGAACAGTTTAAAACCCATGCAGTTTAGGTATAGCAAGCGAAGGGGACGAATATTATAAACATGAAAGTACTGGTATAGCTCAAATACGAAATAGCATCCATAGCTCAAACTCATACATCAAACACAAGAGGGAACCGTAAATGAAATGGACATAAATTTCTAGCATTTTGCACGAGTTcagtgtttaaaaaataaactagaaTAATAAGGAAGATAAAAAAGTTATCCTCCAAAATGCATGCAAGATACAGTTGCAGACACAGGAATGAACAAAGAAGCTAGATATACATAACCGGAACTGATAACACCTGAAAAACTGTTCATTAATGGAAG is a genomic window containing:
- the LOC130496110 gene encoding ferredoxin-thioredoxin reductase subunit A1, chloroplastic-like, with amino-acid sequence MSSPIALSPAFSAAVLPPSSHGLKSCIVSPLASQSRIKRTSSRRASTMTVRCDVAVSVNAEEAELSEEEIEAKGKVGSLVRVTAPLKVYHVNRVPEIDLEGMEGKLKDYVAVWKGKRISANLPYRVEFFKEVEGRGPVKFVAHLKEDEFEFIEP